GCTGATCCGATGGCCTTGCAGCGCCTGCTCGACCTCCTGCCACACGCCGTTCTGCAGGATGCTGCCGCCGCCATGGCAGACCAGCACCCGGCTGCCGGCGGGGATGTGCTGCGCCAGGCTGGCGATCTGTCCGGCGCCGAACAGGATGCGCGTAGGGTTATAGAAGCTGAAGTTGCGCATGGCGGACTCCGCTTGCGGTCTCCCTGCACTATAGCGAAGTGCCTGGCTGGGGCATTTGTCTCCAGGGCTCTATAATGCCGGCCGGTTTTCGAGGTGAGTGACGATGACGACAGACGACCCGCGTTTCGGTGGCATAGCCCGGCTCTACGGAGCGGAGGGCCTGCAGCGTCTGCAGGCGGCCCATGTGGCGGTGGTCGGCATCGGCGGCGTGGGTTCCTGGGCGGCCGAGGCCCTGGCCCGCTCCGGGGTGGGCGAGATCTCCCTGTTCGACCTGGATGACGTCTGCATCACCAATACCAACCGCCAGGTGCACGCCATCGAGGGCGCGGTGGGCAAGGCCAAGGTCGACGAAATGGCGGCGCGCATCCGCGCCATCAACCCGGCCTGCACCGTGCATGCGGTGGCCGACTTCGTCACCCGCGAGACCATGGCCGAATACATCACCGAGCAGCTGGATGCGGTGATCGACTGCATCGACAGTGTGGCGGCCAAGGCCGCGCTGATCGCCTGGTGCAAGCGGCGCAAGATCCAGATCGTCACCACCGGCGGTGCCGGCGGACAGGTCGACCCGACGCAGATCCAGGTCGCCGACCTCAACAAGACCTTCAACGATCCGCTGATTGCCAAGGTGCGCAGCACCCTGCGCCGCGACTACAACTTCTCGCGTACACCGGGGCGTACCTACAGCGTGACCACGGTGTTTTCCAGCGAGCAGCTGCGCTACCCCAAACCGGATGGTTCGGTGTGCCAGACCAAGGCTTTCGTCGGCGAAGGGGTGAAGCTGGACTGCGCCGGCGGCTTCGGCGCGGCGATGATGATCACCGCCAGCTTCGGCATGGTCGCTGCGGCCAGGACGGTGGACAAGCTGGTGGCCGGCGCACGCCGCCCGGCCGAGCGGCGCGCCGCCCAGGGCTGAGACGCGGCTTTGTATCAGGCCCTTTACCCAGGCATTACCTTGTCCTGACCCAAGGGTGGCGGTCGGCTTGGCAGTATGGCGGCTTCGTCTGTTCCTGCCGCGGAAGCCGCTCCATGCCTGGATCCCTGTTGCGCCTGTGTCTGCCGTTCTGCCTGCTGGTGCTTGGCGCGTGCGCCGGGCATCCCGAGCCGCCGGAGGATCCGGGGGCCGCGATCGACGCCTACCTGCAGG
The window above is part of the Pseudomonas alcaligenes genome. Proteins encoded here:
- the tcdA gene encoding tRNA cyclic N6-threonylcarbamoyladenosine(37) synthase TcdA codes for the protein MTTDDPRFGGIARLYGAEGLQRLQAAHVAVVGIGGVGSWAAEALARSGVGEISLFDLDDVCITNTNRQVHAIEGAVGKAKVDEMAARIRAINPACTVHAVADFVTRETMAEYITEQLDAVIDCIDSVAAKAALIAWCKRRKIQIVTTGGAGGQVDPTQIQVADLNKTFNDPLIAKVRSTLRRDYNFSRTPGRTYSVTTVFSSEQLRYPKPDGSVCQTKAFVGEGVKLDCAGGFGAAMMITASFGMVAAARTVDKLVAGARRPAERRAAQG